The region GGACACGTACGCGATCCCTGCCGCAATGGCGTCGCGGTTCGACCGCAGTTGGAGCGGCTTGCCCTTCAGGTGGATCTCCCCCGAGTCCGGACGGCTCGTGCCGAAAATGGACAGGGCCAGTTCCGTCCGGCCGGCGCCGAGCCGGCCGGTCAGGCCGACAATCTCGCCCTTGCGGATATCGAAGGAGATATCGCGGTATTGACCGCGCCGCATCAGGTTTCGGACTGACAGGATCGGTTCGCTGGAGGCTGATCGTCCGGCGCGGATCTGCTCATTGAATTCCTTCCCGGTCATGAGCTCCGTCAGGCGGATCTGGGTCATGCCTTGCGTCGGGAAGGTTCCCACATATCGCCCATCGCGCAGAACCGTCACCCGCTCGCAGACGTCCAAAACCTCGGCAAGCCTGTGGCTGACGAAAACGACGGCGATGTTCTCGGAGGACAGCCTGCGCACGATCTCGAGAAGCGCGAGTGTTTCCGCATGGCTCAGGGATGCGGTCGGTTCATCCATGAACACGAGGCGGGCATCGGCCACGAGCGCACGGGCGATGGCCACCAGTTGGCGCTGTGCGATGGAGAGCGTTCTCACCGGCCGGTCGGGTTCGATGCTGACGCCGAGCTTGTCCAGCATGGAACGCGACACACGTTTCATCTCGCCGTAATCGACGAGGTGCGGCTTCGCGCCGAGATTGCGTTCGAAGGCGATGTTCTCAGCCACCGACATCTCGGGGAACAGGGCAAGGTCCTGCCAGATCACCTGGATGCCGAGTTCCCGCGCCCGGGCTGGTGTGAGGTGCTCCATCGGCGTACCGTCGAATTCCATGACCGCGCCGGGCTCGGGCGCGTAAACGCCGCTGATGATCTTGATGAGGGTGGATTTCCCGCAGCCGTTTTCACCAGCGAGGCAAAGCACCTCACCTGCGGCAACATCAAACGAGATATCCATGAGCGCCTGAACCCCACCAAAGCGCTTCGAAATTCCCTCAAGGCGGAGAAGACCGGGCCGTCTCCCGGCAGCGGGTTGCTGATCCACCATGATAGCAAGCCTTGCTCAGATGGGTTTGTAGTAGCGCAGCCACCTCGTGAACGCGAAAGCTGCGCCGACGGAGCAGAACAACGCAGATCCTGCTCCGTGCGCGGGGGTCAAAGGCCGAGCGCAGCCAGGTCGTCGACAGTCTTCTCATTGATTGGGACAAGCTTGTCGACGATGATATCCTTGTTGGCGGCATCCGGGTGGACTGTGCCGAGGCCAGCGATCTCCATGCCGTCCTTGATGGGCTCGCCCTTGGCCAACATGGTGCCGAGCGTCACGAAGACCTCGCCGGCCACTTTCGGGTTCCACATGAAACCGCCCGTGAGAATGCCGTCGTGGACGAGCTTGCGTCCCTGCCCGGGAGAGAACGGGCCCAGTACGAGAATTTCACCTCCCTTGCGGCGTTCGGCAACGGCACGCCCGGCGCCGATCGGTCCCTGGCTGCCAAAGGCAAGAAACGCCTTCAGATCCGGATTGGCGCGTATGACGTCCAGGGCGGTGCGTCGGGATGCATCCACGTCCTCCGCGACGCCATAGCGTTCCCCAACGAGTTGCATGTCAGGATGGTTTTTCTTGAGATACGCGATGGCCGCATCGGCCCAGGCATTGTGAAGCGGCACAGTCAGGGAGCCGACAAACACGGCGTACTTGCCTTTGCCGCCCGTCTTTTCAGCGAGAAGCTTGCCGTAGGCTTCGCCAAAGCCCTGGGCAGAGGCTAGCTCGAAGTTCCAGTCCACGTTCTTCTGGTCTGGTGACTCGTGGGTGATCACCTTGATGCCGGCGTCCATCGCTCGCTTCAGGACGGGCTCCAACACCTGCGCATCGTTTGGTACGACGCCGATCACGTTGACGCGCTGCGCAATCAGGTCCTCCACGGCGCGGACCTGGAGAGCGGGGTCTGCACTAGTCGGGCCGACCATGAATGCCTTGACCCCGAGTTCCTTGGATTTCTCCTTGATGCCGGCCTCCATCGCATTGAACCATGGAATGCCGCCGATCTTGACCACGACACCTATTGTCGGAGGGTCCTGCGCGACTGCCGGCAGCGTGCCCATGATTGAGAGACTGGCCACTGCGCCGAACAAGGTACGGCGGCTGATAATGCCTCTACGCATCGCTTTCCTCCCAAAGGAAAATTTGCCGAAGGCGGGAGCCATTGTTCGTTGCGCCGGAGGACTGGCTCATTTCCGCAGACTTGACGAAACGCTAAATCTATTTAGCTAATTCGTCAACGCGATGTGCTGGACTGTGATATGAGCCGCAGCATCAGGCACGTGAAAGAACGCACGAGCATGCCCAAGAGGCAGGGAAAACGGTCGACTATATATGATATAGCCGCGCGGGCGGAGACTTCGGCCTCGACGGTCAGTCTCGTCCTCAACGGCTCGTGGCAGCGGTACCGGATCAATCCCGAAACGGCCAAGCGCGTTCTCGCAGCCTCAGACCTGTTGGGATACAATATCAATCTCCGCGCACGGGGACTGCGGTTGAACCAGTCGCGTCTCGCCGGGATGATCATTCCCCACTACCGGAACCGCTTCTTCGCCGGACTTGCCGAAACATTCGAGGACGAGGTGCGGCGGCGTGGACTGTGTCCGGTGGTTGTGAGCACCCAGCGCGACCCGGTAACGGAGCGTACGGTCATCGAAACCCTGATCGCACAGCAAGTCGAGTTGCTGATCATCACCGGCGTCGACAATCCGGACGAACTCGATGCGCTCTGCGTGAACGCGGGAATCCCTTGCGTGAACCTCGACCTGCCCGGGCGCGGCGCTCCTTCGGTCGTATCCGATAATCGCGGCGGGTCGTACAAGCTTACGGCTCTTCTCGTTGACGCGGTCCGCGAGCGGAGCGGCGATCCCTCGACGATCCGCTTCGTCGGCGGCCGGGCGAATGAGTACGCGACCGACGAGCGGGCCGCGGGCTTCGCGCAGGCGCTCAAGGACGCTGGCATCAACGTCCAGGATGAGTGGGTCATCCGATGTGGTTACAAGCCGAGTGCTGCACGAACCGTCGTGCACGATTTGGCAGGGGAGCAAGCGGGGTTTCCGCCCGGCCTCTTCATCAATTCCGTTACGAGCTTGGAGGGCTTCGCGGAGTTCATGAGGTCCAACTGGGAGGCTTGCCGGGATACCATCCTATGCTGCTTCGACTGGGATCCATTCGCGGCCTCGCTGCCGCTCCCCACGATCATGATGCGCCAGAACGTGGAAGGACTCATCGCTCAGAGCTTCGCGATCCTCGATGGGATGGCCTCCGGTACACCCGATCCGATCGTCGTACAGCCAACCCTGGAGATCGTCGGAATGAAGTCGAACATCGCTGCCTGATGCTGCTCTCATGAAGGGTATGGAAGGGGAACTTTCGCATGCGACATGAGGGGAGTGATCCAGGAAGGGGAAAGGCCGTTGCTGTCTTTGACGTCGGAAAGACGAACGTCAAGTTGAGTATGGTGTCGCCGGAGGGGAGCATCGTCGGGACCCGGTCGCTGCCGCATGCCACGGTCGACGATCCACCCTGGCGCCGCCATGATCTGGTTGGAACCGAGACATGGCTTTTGACGACGTTGGCGGAATTCGCAACACGGTTCGAGCTTCTCGCATTCGTAACGTCCGGCCATGGCTCGGCGGGCGTTCTCGTGCGTGAGGCGGAGCTGTCGAGCGAAGCGCCGGCCCTCCCGATGATCGACTACGAACAGGCGCTTCCCGAAGACATACGGGCGGCCTATGCGCCGCAAGCGGGCGGCTTCTTCGATCGAGGCAGTGCCGTCATGCTCGGAGCGACCCATCAGGCGCGCCAGATGTTCTGGATCGAAGCCGAGGCAAAGTCGGATTTCGACAAGGCGGACTGGTTCCTCGGCGTGCCGCAATACTGGGCGTGGCGCTTGAGTGGCGTAGCGGCGTCCGAGGTGACCTATCTGGGCGCTCAA is a window of Microvirga ossetica DNA encoding:
- a CDS encoding sugar ABC transporter ATP-binding protein → MVDQQPAAGRRPGLLRLEGISKRFGGVQALMDISFDVAAGEVLCLAGENGCGKSTLIKIISGVYAPEPGAVMEFDGTPMEHLTPARARELGIQVIWQDLALFPEMSVAENIAFERNLGAKPHLVDYGEMKRVSRSMLDKLGVSIEPDRPVRTLSIAQRQLVAIARALVADARLVFMDEPTASLSHAETLALLEIVRRLSSENIAVVFVSHRLAEVLDVCERVTVLRDGRYVGTFPTQGMTQIRLTELMTGKEFNEQIRAGRSASSEPILSVRNLMRRGQYRDISFDIRKGEIVGLTGRLGAGRTELALSIFGTSRPDSGEIHLKGKPLQLRSNRDAIAAGIAYVSEDRLSLGLVQPQSIADNTAVTVLDDLTNNVGLLSSSKEESLVDHWIKRLAVKIGHSDDPVSTLSGGNQQRIVLAKWLATKPTLLILDSPTVGVDVGARHGIFEIVRKLADEGMAILLISDETPEVYFNSDRILHMRDGAIVAEYIPGRTRMEKIEEEIHA
- a CDS encoding LacI family DNA-binding transcriptional regulator produces the protein MPKRQGKRSTIYDIAARAETSASTVSLVLNGSWQRYRINPETAKRVLAASDLLGYNINLRARGLRLNQSRLAGMIIPHYRNRFFAGLAETFEDEVRRRGLCPVVVSTQRDPVTERTVIETLIAQQVELLIITGVDNPDELDALCVNAGIPCVNLDLPGRGAPSVVSDNRGGSYKLTALLVDAVRERSGDPSTIRFVGGRANEYATDERAAGFAQALKDAGINVQDEWVIRCGYKPSAARTVVHDLAGEQAGFPPGLFINSVTSLEGFAEFMRSNWEACRDTILCCFDWDPFAASLPLPTIMMRQNVEGLIAQSFAILDGMASGTPDPIVVQPTLEIVGMKSNIAA
- a CDS encoding substrate-binding domain-containing protein, which translates into the protein MGTLPAVAQDPPTIGVVVKIGGIPWFNAMEAGIKEKSKELGVKAFMVGPTSADPALQVRAVEDLIAQRVNVIGVVPNDAQVLEPVLKRAMDAGIKVITHESPDQKNVDWNFELASAQGFGEAYGKLLAEKTGGKGKYAVFVGSLTVPLHNAWADAAIAYLKKNHPDMQLVGERYGVAEDVDASRRTALDVIRANPDLKAFLAFGSQGPIGAGRAVAERRKGGEILVLGPFSPGQGRKLVHDGILTGGFMWNPKVAGEVFVTLGTMLAKGEPIKDGMEIAGLGTVHPDAANKDIIVDKLVPINEKTVDDLAALGL